The Gemmatimonas phototrophica region CGGAGCTGTTCGCCAAACAGCGTGAAAGCACCCGCATTGCCGAAGAGCGCACCGCGGAAGTGGAGCGACTGAGTCGCGAACGACTGGCGCTGGAGCGGGAAGCCTCCATGGCGCAGGTGCTGGGGGAAGCCAATCGCCTCAAGAACGCCCTGCTCAACTCCATCGCGCATGACCTGCGCTCCCCGGTGTCCACGCTGTCGCTGCTGGCCGATCCCGCGTCCGGATTTACCAGTCAGTTGGCGTTGCAGCGGATCGGTGAGGAAGCGGGGCGGCTGGGGGAATTCATTGGCATGCTGCAGCGATTCGCCAACGAGGGTGGCGCCGTGCTCGCGGCCGATGCGTACGCGGTGGATCGATTGGTGCAGACGGCTGTGCGCTCCTCGGAGGCCATGCTGGTCGGCCGCACGGTGCGTCTTCCCGGCGGTGAGGCCGGCGCGACCGTCACCTGCGACTTTACCCTCTCTCTGCAGGTCATCGGCAATCTGCTGCAGAATGCCGCACGGTATTCCCCAACGACGGAAGCCATTGACCTCTTCGTGCAGGCCTCAGCCGACGTGGTGGATGTGGTGGTAGCCGACCGTGGCCCCGGTCTGTCGACCGAAGAGTTGCAACGCCTGTTCACGCCCATGCGCCGTCGTCAGCGCGACGGCCACGGCGTGTTGGCGGATTCGCGTATGGGCATGGGGCTCACCATTGCGCGCACGTTTGCGCGCGCGCAAGGCGGTGAGGTGTTGCATCGCCCGCGTGACGGCGGGGGCTCGGAGTTTGTGTTGCGGCTGCCCCGCACGCTGCCGGGTGCCGCTGTCTCTATTTGAGGCAATCGTTCAGGAGCGCCTTCTTGGCCGACTCGGGAGTTCTGATGTCCTTGTAGAACTCCTCGAAGTACGACAGCGTCCCCTTGACCGTGCCGGGCGCGATGAGCTTGCCAATGGTGTCCGCATACAGCGCTTCAATGGCCGGTCGCTTGGCCTTGAAGATCTCGTACACGGCCGGATAGGCTGCTTCATGCGCGCACCAGCCGCGAAAAAGCCGCGTGCGCACACTGCGAATGGGGAGCGACGGATCAGTGCCGGCGTAGTGCGCGTTGATGACACCGGAAAAATCGAAGTCGTAGCCCACCGGCGCGTACGTCCCGTTGGCCAGCATGACGATCTCCCCGTTGTGCAGGCCGTTGAACGAGACGTCGGTATTGGCGATGAAGTACAGAAACGTGTAGGCCATGGCGGTGTGCGCCGGGTCCACATCGTCGGCTGTCGCTCCTTTGCGGTCGAGGATTTTGCCACCCACGCGTTCGGCCATCTGGGCCGGATCTTCAATGAGGAAGCCGTAGCGGGTGGTTTCCACGGTGCCGGTGGCACTGTCGGCGTAGGCGATCCGCAGGATACGCACTTTGTGCGACAGTTCCGTGAGTTGGCGATAGACGCGATACAGCTGCGCTTCCTGCAGGTTGTACTGCTCGTACTGCGCCGTGTTGCGGCAGTAGCCGACCAGCTTGGGTTCCTCGAGGTTGGCAAACTCGGTACCATCGGCGGTCTTGCCGCCGAACTTGAGTCGCAGCGGCGGAAAGTCGCAGTGCTTGAGCCGCCAGACGCCGCGGGTCTTGGCGCGAATGGGGACGGAGACCTTCTTGCCCGATGAATCGGTGTAGCTGATGGATGCCGTGCGCCATGGGGCATCCTGCTGCTTGTCCCGCTTGATCTGCTTCATGTTCAGCGTGAGCGTCACATCGAAGGGAAGCTCACTGCGAAACAGGCGGGGATTCGGCGCTTTCTTGGCCACCGCGTCCCCGGCCGAATCCAGCTTGGGCGTTTTGGGCGTCTTGGGAGCTTTCTCCGCCTTGTCCTTCTTTTCTTTGGCGGCTTGCGCCGGCAGCATGGTGGGCGTGGCGACCGGGAGCAACACAGCCGACAGTGTCGCCCACAACAGGGGCATCAGGACGCGACGAGCAGACACGACAGACATGGGCAGAGGCCTCGTTCCGGCAGAATCAGTCAATTTCGGCAGACGTAAGCTGTGACGCACCAGCGGCACGGACCAGCGACAGCAGTTCATCCGGTCCGGATTTCTTGCGCAACTGTACACGATACTCGAGGACGGTCAGTTCATCACCCACCTGCATCCCCCCAAAGCGCCAGGTCTTGGTGAACTCCGAAAGGCGAGGCTCGAGGACCCGCCGGAGACCGTTGGCATTGGAGGTGGTCAATCGCAGCGTACGCTCTTCCACCACCACCGGCATTTCGGTGGTCATGTTGTTGGCTTTCGCACGGCGCCAGGCCCGATCGGCCAGCCCCTCCAGCTGCTCCGTGGTCATGTTCTTGAGCACCTCATCATCCATGCGCGCCACAAAGGTGCCGGTGCGCGACATCTGCTTGGCGCGGGCCAACTTGCGCTCCGCCAGACGCCCATCGAGCTCCATGGGTGCGCTGCCAAAGTCGGTGTACCACAGCGCGAGCGCGAGCACGTTGAATCCCATCGACAATACGGCCGCCACCGGCAGGTTCACTGCCGACGACAGCCCAATGGCGGTGGCGAGAAACACATAGACGGCGTCCTTGGAATCATCGAGCGAATTGCGGAATCGCACCGCCGCTACAATGCCAGCCAGTGAGAAGGCCAGTGCCAGCGAGTATTTCACCAGCAACACGATGCCCGCAACGACGGTGGGGAGCACCACCAGCAGCTGCACGACCGACTGCTGATACCCGCGCTTGGCGCGCGTGAGCAGATAGATCCAGGCCACCGGCAGCGACAGCAGGGCCGCCGCCGCCATGGCGACCCCCACGGTGAGCGCCAGCGTGGCTTCGTCGAGTCCCGAAGTGGGCGCCGCGTTCGCGAGGTCTCGGAACGAGGTCGCCGTGGGTGCCGTCTCGGCGCCCAGCCCCATGAGCGCCTCCAGCGACGGTGGCAGCCAGCGAGCCCCGCGCAGCACCAGCAGCGCCGTGCCACCCACCAGTACGGTGTAGTAGACCAGACAACGCAGGATGACGCGGGTAGCCGGTGTATTGCGCCAGCTGCCCACGCTCATGACCACACGCTCCACGAGTGACGCATCAGTTCCATGTTCGAGAAGGCGGCGTGAGCCATTCGACCGGCTCACGGGTACGACGGGGAAGGAAGCGCTGGCGCCCCTTCCCCGGCTCCTCGCCGACGGGCGGCAAGGGGGAATCGCGTCCAGTATCGTGCGTCACAGGCGTTCGCGCCATACATTCGGCCCATGAAGCGTTCCATACCTTGGGTGCCCGTGGCACTCACACTGGCCTGCATGGCGGGCGCCGCAGCTCCTTCCGAGGCTTCCACTGCGACGCGGGCCCGTCCCGCCGTGGCGCCTCGGCCGCAACCGCCACAGCGTCCGTCGCTGGTGGTCCTGATCACGATCGATCAGTTCCGGGCCGATTACGTGGACCGCTACGGGGCACAGCTGACCGGCGGCATTGCCCGTTTGGCGCGCGGTGGAGCCCGCTTCTCGGCCGCGCACCACGATCACGCCATAACGGAAACGGCCCCCGGCCACGCCACGCTACTCTCCGGGCGCTTTCCGCGCAGTACCGGCATCATGATGAACGCCATTGGCGTGGACGATGAGGCCGCCCCGCTGGTCGCGGGTGGGTATGGCTCCGGCGCGTCTCCCACCCGCTTTCGTGGGACCACGCTGGTGGACTGGATGACCGCGGCCGACAAGCGCGCGAAGACGCTCTCCGTGTCCATGAAGGATCGCGGCGCCATTTTGCCCGTGGGGCGCGCGAAAACTGACGTGTACTGGTACTCCATCGACGGCCGATTTCTCACCAGTACGTATTACCGCAAGGATCTCCCGTCGTGGGTCGCCCAGTTCAACGACCGCCAGATGGTGGCAGGGTTCGCGGGCAAGGCGTGGAATCTGCTGCTCCCCGACAGTGCGTACACCGAAAAGGACAGTGTCCCCATTGAAATGGCTGGACGCAACGTCACCTTCCCGCACGTCCTCACTGAGGACGTGATGGACGCGGGGGCCAATATCCGCATCACGCCGTTCATGGACGACATGGTGCTGGCCTTCGCGCTGCACGGACTCCAATCCCTCAAGCTCGGTACGGGTCCGCAGACGGATCTGCTCGCGGTATCGCTGTCGGCCACCGATGTCATTGGCCACAACTACGGCCCCGATTCGCGCGAAATGCACGATCAGGTGCTGCGCGTGGATCGCGCCGTGGGCACGTTCCTCGATTCTCTCTACAAGCTGCGCGATTCGTCGGCGATCACCGTGGTGCTCACCTCCGACCACGGCGTGGGCACCATTCCCGAATTGGCGCCGCCCGGCATGCAGCCCCCCCCGCGTCGGGTGTCTTTGGCCTCCATCGTGCCGGCGCTGCGCGACAAGCTACGCGCCCTCAAGGTGGATACCTTCGCCATTGAGACCGATGTGAACATCGTGCTCGCGGATCGGCGGGCGTTCCGCAAGCAAGCCGATCTCGACAGCGCCATGGCGTTTCTGCTGGACCAGATCCGTGCGGTCCCCGGCGTGGCTCGGGTAGACCGCTTTCAGGCGTTGCTGGCCGATACGGCCACCGACGTGATTGCACGTCGGTGGGCGCATCAGTTCCCCGCCACCGTCAATGTGGAAGCGGTCATTACGCTCGACCCGCTCTCCACCTGGGGCGGCAACATCGCGTCGCACGGGTCCCCCCGTGACTACGACTCCCACGTACCGTTGCTCTTTGCGGGCTTCGGGGTCACCCCCGGCGTGCGCTCCCAGTTTGTGCGCACGGTGGACATTGCCCCCACCCTGGCGCAGCTGCTGGGAGTCAAAGTGCTCGAACCCGTGGACGGCGTCGCGCTCCCCATCCGCTAACGCCGCCCCGTCGCGGGCGCCGCGTCTCAGGCGCCGCCCGTGACCTCGATTTCCCGCACCGCAATGTGCCCACTGGAGTCGGCATGTGGGCACGACCGGGCAATGGCCACGGCTTCGTCATAGTCGGCGGCGTCGATCAGGAAGTAGCCGGACACGATTTCGCGCAGTTCGGCGTACGGGCCATCGCGCACCACCAGCGCGCCGCCTTCTCGGCGCACGATTTTCCCGCCTTCGTCGCGCAATTTCTCCCCGCCACGCAGCTTCCCCTGCGCGCCCAGCTCTTGCGCCCAAGCCGAATAGCGGGCCACGATTGCCTGCAGCTCGGCGGGCGACAGTTCGGCGTAGTCGCTGGGATTGTCAGACAACAGCAGCATGAACATGGACATGAAAACTCTCCGGTTGTGACCGTGGATTCGGAAGCACCGCGTACCGGCGCGTCCTGGTATCCAGGTGACGCAGGGTTGGCCACGGAATCGACATCCGCCGTGGCCGAGGCGTCCAGCGTGATGACATTGCTGACCGATCCGCAGGGATTCCGGAGTGCGGCGGCGGCGCTGACCGCCGTGCTGCTGCGAAAGTACGGCACCGGACAGTGGGACACCGTAGAAGATGCGGTGCAGGACGCCTTTGTGGCGGCGGCCCGTACGTGGCCGGTCTCCGGGGCCCCAACCGTACCACTGGCCTGGCTAACCCGGGTAGCTCACCGCCGCTACCTCGATCGCCTCCGGGCAGGGCGACGGCTGGTGGCAGACGATGGGCAGGCCGACCAGGTCGCGTCTCCGGAACCGGATGACACCGCGAACGAGACCCCGCTGGGGGACGACCAGCTCCGGCTCCTGTTTATGTGCTGCCATCCCGCACTCTCGGCGGACTCACGCGTCGCGCTGACCCTCAAGTGCGTGGCGCAGTTGAGCGTTCCGGAAATTGCGCGCTTGCTGCGTGCGGAGGAGTCGGCCGTGGCCCAACGGCTCGTGCGCGCCAAGCGCACCCTACGCGACGCGCGGGCGTCGTTCGTGGTCCCCAGCGCTGCCGAGGTCCCGATCCGTTTGGACGATGTGCTGACGGTGTGCTACGCGCTCTTTGCCGAGGGGCACCTGGCCACCGGTGGAGATCTGCTGGTGCGTGGGGACCTGTGTCAGGAAGCGCTGCGACTGGTGACGATCCTGACCCAGTGGCCGGAGACGGCGCAGCCGCACACGCACGCGCTGCTCGCGCTGCTCTGTTTTACCGCCGCGCGACTGCCGGCCCGCGCCGATGGTGACGACGTGGTATCGTTGCGGGAGCAAGATCGGTCGCGCTGGGACGCACGGCTCATTGCTCGTGGCGTGCGGGCGCTCGATGCCTCGGCCAGCGGCGCGCAATTCACGCGCTATCATGCGGAGGCGGAAATCGCCGCCGCGCACTCGCTGTCGCGTTCGTGGACCGACACCCCGTGGGCCGTCATTGTGGCGGCGTACGACAGACTGCTTACTATCGCCCCCTCTCCAATGGCCCGTCTGTCCCGACTCGTGGCGCTCGCCGAATGTGGTGAGGTGGCGCAGGCGCTGGACGCGCTGGAGGCCGACGCCACGATGTTTGCCCACTGGCCGGAGTGGCATGCCGTGCATGGGACGCTGCGCGCGCGAGCGGGGGAGTACCACCGAGCCGTAGACGCATTCAATGCCGCACTGGCCTTGCCCGCATCGGTTCCGGTGCGGCGCTACTGGACACGCCAGCGTGAGGCGGCATTGGCCGCGGGGGCGCGCGGATGAATCCACGGGAGGAATGGCTGATGCAGGCCACGACGCGTGGCACGTCCACTGCCGACGCGCTGGCGCGTTTTGACGAACTGCCGCCTGTTGCCTGTGCGGAGCTGTACGGGCATTGGCGCGGACGCGGTCTGCCAACCGGTCATTTCATGGATGGCCTGCTCGAGTCGTATGCGTGGCACGGCAAGAGTTTTGTTTCCGACGAAGAGGTGCATCCGCTGGTGTTTCTCCGCGGTGGTGCGCGAGTGTCGGTGGATCCGTGGCGTATCCCCCTCGGCCTTGCCCGCTGGCCCTGGCTGTCGCAGAGCACGGTGGCCGGCTGGCTATTCCGCCTTGGACTGCCGCTGCTGACCACACGAGCGCCGCGCGCCCGCCTGCGGGCCATGATTGTGCGCGGTGTGGTTACCGCAACCATGGTGTACGATCACTTGCCCATCATGGACAGCTTTCGGCGCGTAGACGATCGCACGTTGCTGGGGCTCATGGATATGCGTGACGCGCCGCCGTTCTTTTTTGTGCTGGAGTTCGAGGGCGTGGTCGACGCCGCTGCGGGGGCGGCATAGCCACTCATCGGTATAAGCAACCTGTTCGCGCTTGAACGCGCAGCACCCACGTGGCACATTGCCGCATGCGCCTCGCGAAATGGTTGACCGTTGGCTTCATGCTGACCGTGCTGTTGCTGCTCGGCTACTCGGCCGTTGCGGCCCCCGACAGGACGGTGGCCGAATTGGCCCCCCGCTGGGCACCGCCGCCGTCGGTGTTCCGCCCGGTTGACGGGCTGCAGGTGCACCTGCGCGACGAAGGCCTCCAGGCCGATAGCGTGCCCGTTCTGCTGCTGCATGGCACGTCGTCGAGTCTGCATACGTGGGAGGGATGGTCGGGCACGCTGCGAGGAACCCGAAGGGTCATTTCGGTAGACCTCCCCGGATTCGGGCTGACCGGCCCCGACCCGCGCGATGACTATCGTATGGTGCGCTACACCCGCTTCGTGACGGCGCTGCTCGATTCCCTGCAGGTCGCGCGGGTAGATATCGCGGGCAATTCGCTGGGGGGAGAGATTGCCTGGAACGTGGCGGCGCGACACCCGGAGCGAGTGCGGAAGCTGGTGCTGGTGGATCCTGCCGGCTTTGCCTTCACGTCCGCCTCGGTACCGATTGGCTTTCGGCTGGCCCGCACACCGTCGCTCTCGTGGCTGTTCACCCGCATTCTCCCGCGCAGCGTGGTGGAGTCGAGCGTGAAGGATGTGTACGGCAATCCGGCGCTGGTCTCCGACGCGATGGTGACGCGGTACTACGAACTCGCGCTGCGTGCCGGCAACCGGGCCGCCGTGCAGGCGCGCTTTGCCCAATCCGCGCCGGGCGCTGATACCGCCCTGATTGCCCGCATTACGGCGCCCACGCTCATGTTGTGGGGGGGGCGAGACAAGCTCATTCCACCATCGGAGGCCGCACGCTTTCAGCGGCTGTTGCCCATGGCTCAACTGGTCATGTATCCCGAACTTGGCCACGTACCACAGGAAGAAGACCCGCGGCGCACCGTGACCGATGTGCTGGGGTTTCTGGCGGAGCGCTGAGCGTTCAGCGCCCCGCCCTCTCCGTGCAGCAGTTAGCGCCCGGCGTTCGCCCGAACGGTGAGTAAGCCCAACCGCTCTCCAGCGGCGCGCAGTGTTTCTTCACGCTTGGCGAAGTGGAAGCGAATGAGATGCTTGACCGGTTCACGGAAGAAGCTGGAGCCGGGGACGCCAGCCACGCCCACCTCCTTGATGAGCCATTCACTGGCCTTGGTGTCGTCGGCAAAGCCCAGCGCGCTGATATCCACCATCACGTAGTACGCGCCCTGCGGCTCGGTAAATGGCAACCTGGTTGAGCGCAGAATATCCAGAAAGAGTTCGCGCTTGGCGGTGTAGAGCTGCGTCAGTCCTTCGTAGTACGAGGACGGGAGCTCCAGCGCGCCTACCGCCGCTTCCATGAGCGGGGCAGCGGCACCCACGGTAAGAAAATCATGAACCTTCTTGGCCTGGTTGATCACTCCGGCCGGCGCGTGCACGTAGCCCAGGCGCCATCCCGTAATGGAGTATGTTTTGGACAGCGAGTTGCAGGTGATCGTGCGCTCAAAGGCGCCGGGGAGCGTATTGAAGTACACATGCTCGTGCGGCGCGTAAATGATATGCTCGTAGGGCTCATCGGTAATCACCCACGTGTCGTACTGCTCGGCGTACTTGAGAATGGTGAGCAGTTCGTCGCGCGTGAAGACCTTCCCGCTGGGATTGGACGGATTGCAGATGACGATCGCTTTGGGCTGCTGCGCGAAGGCCTTGGCCAGATCGTCTTCGTCAAAGCCGAAGCCCGGCGGATGCAGCGGCACATAAATGGGCTCGGCGCCGGACAGGATGGCATCGGCCGCATAGTTCTCGTAGAACGGTGAGAAGACGATGACCTTGTCGCCTGGATTGCAGGCCGTCATCATGGCCACCATCATCGCTTCGGTGCTGCCGCACGTCACGACGAGGTGCTGGTCGGGATCGACATCCAGCTTCGTGAAGTGGCTGATCTTTTTGGCCAGCGCCTGACGGAAGCGTGGTGCTCCCCAGGTGACGGCGTACTGATGAAACGGTCCGCGAGTCGCTCGCTCCAGCCCTTCCAGCAGGACCTCCGGCGGGTCGAAGTCGGGGAAGCCCTGCGAGAGATTGATGGCACCATGCTGATTCGCGAGCCGAGTGGTGCCGCGAATGACGGATTCCGTAAAGACGGACAGGCGTGTGGCTGTGGATGGCATGGGCGAGAGACTACCGCCCGATTCCGACTCGCGCCATATCGTGGCACTATTTCCGTATGCCCAATTCTCCGTCCCCGATGCCCTCCCGTGCGCTCTGGCTGATCTGCCTCTCCGGGCTGATCCCGTTTCTCGTCTGCCTCGCACTGGTATACGGCAGGGGTGAGTACGCCGAAGCGGCCAAGGTGGTGTTCCTCATGTACACCGGGCTCACCCTCAGCTTTCTGGGTGGCGCGCGGTGGGGAGCGGAACTCGTGCGAGCGCCGGACACCCCCAGCTTGCCACGGCTCATCCTTTCGGCCATGCCATCCATCGTCGGCCTGATGGCCATGGTGCCACAGGTCCCTCTGCTGGCCGGCTACGGCATGGTGGTCGCGTCGAGCGTGCTGCAGCTCGCCTGGGACCGGTCGGCCTCGCAGAGCGGGCTCCTGCCGTCGTGGAACGGGCGCATACGCACGGTCATGAGCGTTCTGGGATTACTGTGCACGATGGCAATGATCCCGGCACTGCTTTGAACTGCAGTGAACTGCTGGAAAAGCGTCATGGGTTATGGGTTATCGGGTCACCGAGTAACTGCGGAACTGCGGTTACCGCGTTAACCCGGTGACCCGATAACCCATAACCCATGACGCTTTTACACTGCCTTTCTCTGCCTTAGCCACAGGCTGATCAGCAACGCTCCCAGTGCGGCGACGTCTATGGCCCCAAACGCCAGCGCCGCCGCGGTGGCTTTGGGTGCGTGGGCCGGCTGGCTGGCCCCCAGGAGGACGCCGACGCCGGCACATACGGTGAGCACCCGCAGAACCTGGATGCCGTGGGTCCGGGGGCGTTTGGGGAGCTGCTGGGGCGCCACGTTTTTCCAGCGCCACAGGAGCCGTTGAGCGGCAATGCGGCGCCACATCAGCGCACAGGCGATCCCGAAGCCGATGGTGAGCCAGAGTTGCAGGGCGTCGTGCAACGGTGCGGTGCTGCCTAGGTGGGGAACCGGGGTGCGCAGAAAGGGAAACCACGGCACCAGCCACCCGGAATGATTGCCGTGGGTAATGCCATCGAGGACCACGTGCGACATTCCCCCGATCCAGGCAGACACGGCCACGCGCCCCCAATCAGCCAGGCCTCGTGCGGGCTCAAGGGCGGCGAGATCATGGAGCCGCAACCATGAGACGTCTCGGACGTAGGGGAGCAGCACCGGGAACACGATCCGGGTCAGGAGCCGATGCAGCACCAGAACCAACGGTACCGTAAACCAGAGCTGGGCCGATACCGTGTGACTGAAGATCCAGTCGTCGGCCAGTCGGAAGATGAACTCCAGATCTGGCGCCATACTCCCCAGGCAAAGCGCCAGCCCGGAGAAATGGCGTGGCCACTTCATCTTGAGCGGCAAGACGAGGGTCTGGTGCGCAAGCAGGGTAGCGGGCACGTATCACGGGCGAGAGGGACCCTCGGGCCATCGCGGACGTCAGGAATCATCGGCGGGCCACGCCACGATTTCCGGACGACTTCGTCCCGAAGACACCACGGTTGCGCCACGGGCGTGTGACGGGCGGCCACGCCCCCCGGCGTGCGAAACGTTTCCGAATGGCCGGTGAACTCGTCCTGTCATTGCCCGGTGGCGTTCCGAAGCCGTAACGCCTTCCGTGGCAGGTTGTCCGCCCCCTTCGCCACTGCCGTAACAGCGTGCCCCAACTCGACAAGGTCCTGCCGCGCCTGGAATCAGGCGCCGCCACACAGATTCTCCTCGAGACCAACGCGCCTATTCGCTGCATGACCCCCAATGGGTTGCAGCAGGTGAGCACGCAGGTTTTGTCGCAATCTCAGGTGCTCGCGTTGGTCGGCGAACTGGCAGGGCCGGAGGACCGCGCGGCCATTGTTGCCGCCGAGGGGATCAAGTTCACGTACACGTGGAACGAGAAGCAATGGCTGGTGCAACAGGAGCCAGACGCCTCGACGACCCGCATTCATATTCGTCCGTGGGTGGAACGCGAGAGCACGGGTGAGCCGAGCACCGATCAGAGCACTGTCCGCAAACGCGAAGGGGACGCGCCGTTTGGTCCGTTCCATTCCAATGACGCGGCCAAGGCGGCGCTCGAGAAGCTGTTGCGCATCCAGTGCTCACGCGGCGCTGCCGACCTGCACCTGCGGGTCGGAGAGCCGCCCATCTTCCGCATGGGTGGCGATCTGCTGCGTCTTGAAGACGAAGCGGCACTGGATGATCAAACCGTGACCGCCATGATGCGCTCCATCATGCCGGACAAGAACAAGAAGGAATTCGACACCCAGTGGGATACCGACTTCGCCCATGAAATCGAGGGCGTGTCGCGCTTCCGTGTGAATGTGCTGCGTGATCGGCACGGAGTGGCGTCCGTCATTCGGACGATTGCCAGCAACACGGTGACGGTGGAACAGATGGGGATCTCCCCCGAAGTGCAGGCCCTGTGCCATCTCACCAAGGGACTCGTGTTGGTGACCGGGCCCACTGGCTCCGGCAAGTCCACGACACTGTGCGCGCTGGTGGACCTCGTGAATCGGACCCGCTCCGATCACATCATCACGATCGAAGACCCCATCGAGTTCGTCCACCAGAGCAAGAAGTGCCTCATCACGCAACGGCAGGTGGGGGTGCACACGCAGTCGTTCAAGAGTGCGTTGCGGGCCGCATTGCGCGAAGATCCCGACATCATTCTCGTGGGTGAGCTGCGCGACCTGGAAACGATTGCCATTGCGCTGGAGACGGCGGAAACCGGCCACCTCGTGTTCGGGACGCTGCACACCAGCACGGCCGCCAGCACCATCAACCGTATTGTGGACCAGTTCCCCGCCGACCGGCAGGATCAGATCCGCATCATGCTGGCCGAATCGCTCAAGGGTGTCATTTCGCAGACGCTGTGCAAGAAGATTGGCGGCGGCCGCGTGGCCGCCCGCGAAATCCTGCTGGTGAACAAGGCCGTGAGCGCCCTCATTCGTGAGGGCAAGACGGTACAGATTCCCAACATCATTCAGACCCAGAAGAAGCTGGGCATGGAAACGCTCAACGACGCGCTGCTCAATCTGGTGAAGAGCAAAACGATTGAGGCCGAAGAGGCGTATGTGAAGGCCGTGGAAAAGAAGGAAATGAGCGCCAAGCTGCGCGCCCTCGGCCACAACATCGACAACGTGGCGGGCGAGGAGTAAGCCTCGCCCCTGTCCTCGGCGTGCCTATTTGGCCGCCGCGGTGCACTCCAGTTCCACCCGCGCCCCGGACAGCAGCGTGGCCTGTACCGCGGCCCGCGCCGGATACTTGCCGTTGCTGAAATACGAGCGGTAGACCTCGTTCATGGCCGGCCATTCCTTGAGGTCGGCCAGAAAGGCGGTGCACTTCACCAGCCGGTCCATTCCCAGCCCCGCCGCCGCCAGCGTGCGCTTGATGTTTTCCATCACCTGCTTCGTTTCCGCAGAGATGCCGCCCGGCACCAGCGTCAAACCGGTCCCGACGGTGCCCAGCGTACCGGAGACGAAGACCAGATTCCCGACCCGCACAGCAGGGGAGAACGGATTGGCCGGCGGACCATCGGGATGGATGTACTCCGGCTCCGCGACCGGCGTGG contains the following coding sequences:
- a CDS encoding DUF3429 domain-containing protein, with amino-acid sequence MPNSPSPMPSRALWLICLSGLIPFLVCLALVYGRGEYAEAAKVVFLMYTGLTLSFLGGARWGAELVRAPDTPSLPRLILSAMPSIVGLMAMVPQVPLLAGYGMVVASSVLQLAWDRSASQSGLLPSWNGRIRTVMSVLGLLCTMAMIPALL
- a CDS encoding DUF4184 family protein, which encodes MPATLLAHQTLVLPLKMKWPRHFSGLALCLGSMAPDLEFIFRLADDWIFSHTVSAQLWFTVPLVLVLHRLLTRIVFPVLLPYVRDVSWLRLHDLAALEPARGLADWGRVAVSAWIGGMSHVVLDGITHGNHSGWLVPWFPFLRTPVPHLGSTAPLHDALQLWLTIGFGIACALMWRRIAAQRLLWRWKNVAPQQLPKRPRTHGIQVLRVLTVCAGVGVLLGASQPAHAPKATAAALAFGAIDVAALGALLISLWLRQRKAV
- a CDS encoding type IV pilus twitching motility protein PilT; this encodes MPQLDKVLPRLESGAATQILLETNAPIRCMTPNGLQQVSTQVLSQSQVLALVGELAGPEDRAAIVAAEGIKFTYTWNEKQWLVQQEPDASTTRIHIRPWVERESTGEPSTDQSTVRKREGDAPFGPFHSNDAAKAALEKLLRIQCSRGAADLHLRVGEPPIFRMGGDLLRLEDEAALDDQTVTAMMRSIMPDKNKKEFDTQWDTDFAHEIEGVSRFRVNVLRDRHGVASVIRTIASNTVTVEQMGISPEVQALCHLTKGLVLVTGPTGSGKSTTLCALVDLVNRTRSDHIITIEDPIEFVHQSKKCLITQRQVGVHTQSFKSALRAALREDPDIILVGELRDLETIAIALETAETGHLVFGTLHTSTAASTINRIVDQFPADRQDQIRIMLAESLKGVISQTLCKKIGGGRVAAREILLVNKAVSALIREGKTVQIPNIIQTQKKLGMETLNDALLNLVKSKTIEAEEAYVKAVEKKEMSAKLRALGHNIDNVAGEE
- a CDS encoding RidA family protein, with translation MPTSSPFRVVRTLALVLAVAALGTACSARRPTPVAEPEYIHPDGPPANPFSPAVRVGNLVFVSGTLGTVGTGLTLVPGGISAETKQVMENIKRTLAAAGLGMDRLVKCTAFLADLKEWPAMNEVYRSYFSNGKYPARAAVQATLLSGARVELECTAAAK